CTTCAAAATTCTTACGAATTTTATAATTGCCCTGCTGAAACACTCGGAGCTCCTTTTTTGTGTGATAATTATAAATACATACAGTATGGAGATAGAAATCTTTTCTTCACCAATAATTACTCAAGGCAATACCTAACTACATGGAGCAACATAGCGCGTATTGAAAATGATTTAAATGGTATTCCTAAAATTGCGAAGAGCGGCGATGCGTTTGTTGTTTACCAGGGGATAAAAAAATCTGATATCCTCCCTGATGGAGAGACGAAAAGGGGACTAATTAAAATTGATGGAGTAAATACCGAAAACCCTGCTATAGTTGACGCGGATGTAAATGGTTTTGGATCTTTGGGTTACTATGGTGAAGGTTTTGTCTGCGGCTTAAATACTCTTGGGGTTAATCCGGCTGATCCGTATCATCTTATTATGGCTGATATAAGTGATAATAAAATGAAGTATACTTCTGACGGCGGACTCAATTGGCTGGTTGATGAAAATTTGACAACTGCAATTACGGATGCTGATAAATTTGTCTTTAGAAAAACGAATGGAAGTACTCAGGCCAGGATAATTGAATTCAACCCTTTCAATCCGCAAAAGATATTTGTTGGTACAGAACAGAACGGAATAATTTACACGATTGATAACGGGTTAAACTGGCAAAGGTTTCCTGGAAGCGAAAGAATTCCAAATATTACTTCTATCTTTTTTAGAAATGAACATGAGGCGTATGTTTCTTCATATGGAAGAGGTTTGTGGAAAATGAAATTCTGGAATCCGCCGCGGGCAATTGATACTCTTCCTACAAGATTTGCCGGTCCAATTGATTTACCGGAGATGTATTCGCTTTCAACCGGAAAACAAAAATCTTTAGATCGGAAGTCAATTGATTCTTTAAACAAATGTGATGATTGCTGGACATTAACTGTTAAAGGTGGTGTCATAACTAATATTGACTATGATGAGGAGAATAATCTTAAAAGTCTAAAAATATCGGGTGGAGAAATAGTTTATCGTAATCTGAAAAAAGACCGTGAGAAACCGAACGTTATCGTTTCAATTGATAAGGGCTACGGCGATTTTAATAAGAATACTCTGATTACCCGCTTGATTGCAGAGAAAAAAACGATTGAGGGAATCGTACTCAAAAATAAAAAAATTACTGACATCATTTGTTATGGAAAAGATATTAGTAGTTCATTGAAAAAGATCAAACCAGTATATTACAATAGTTTAAAAGAACCCTATTTCAGAATTTCACATCAATCTTCCTCCTCCGGTCTAACATATCTATTTAATGGTGGAAAAATTAATGTTGAGGGGAGAGGATTTAAAAGTGATCAAAGTTTTCAAGTGCTGTTGAATGACAAAGTAGTTCTTGAAAAAATTATTCCTAATGAAAAAGGAATTATTGAATCGAATTTTAATATCAATGAAATTCCGGGTGAATATAATCTGAAGATTATTTCATTATCGGATAAAAAAGTGAAATACATAAATACAATAACTGTCGTCCCAAAAGATATTAGATAAAGATAAATATCAACAAAGTATATACTCTACTTTTTTGTTTTATCCAAAATTTCACAAGTCGCTTTTCGGAGCGACTTTTTTTTTACTTATCCGTTCATCCTTAGTTGTCGGTTCCTTCAGTATGAACGGTCTTCCTCTTCAACTTTTACACTTTCAACTTGAGTATAATCAGAATCCTTTGTGATGCCATTTAATTATTGCTTCTGAACTAATAATAATTAAATTTTATTTCCAATTGGTTAAGATGTTTTTAGAATTACAAAATCAATACGACCTCGATTCTTTACTCGGAATTTATTATATGATCTGCCTTTGGTATTAGTTAGTAGAATAATTAGGTTTGTATTGTATTCCTGGAATTCAAATTGAATCTTAATTCATCGAAGAAAAATAGATTTCTCACCAATATTTTAATGAAACCATTCAATTCAGGCTTCAGTATTTTTAAAGTAATGCTTGTAGTTCTTGCCTCATTTTCATTAATACCGATAATAATCCTAATATTTCAGTCGATCTCCAGTCTAAATACATCAAAAGAACTATCTAATAAATCAATTGAATCTACTTTTAAAGAGCAAACAACTCAAATTTATAAGTCCTATGCACAAAATTTATCTAAAAGAGTCTCAGACTTTTTATACTCATGTGAATCGGATCTGCAAGATCTTTCAAGTGTAGCCTTTACCCCTAGATCTTTTCAACTCTTCGATAATAATAATTTACGATGGGTTAATCATTTGGACAAGAGCATACCTCTTTATAAAGAAATTGTGCTGATTGATCAAAACGGGAATGAAAAAATTAAGATTTCCCAAAATGAAATTGTGCCGGATTATTTGCTAAAAAATGTACGAGATAAAAATAACACAACTTATTTATCTGAGACATATTTCGATGATGCTAAAAATTTCGCCGGTGATATTTATGTAACTCATCTGACAAGTTGGTATATAAGCAGATACGAACAACTTGTGCAAAAAAAATCATTTGATGGAGTTATTAGATTTTGTAAAAAATTAAAAGATAAAGACGGAAAATTTAAGGGAATCCTAATGCTGGCATTGAACTATGTTCATATGCTAGACTTTGTTGATTACAACGCAATTTCTGAAGATTCTTTAGTAAAAAGATATAAAATTGGCAGTTACAATTATCTTGTTGATGATGAAGGTTGGATTATTGCACATCAAAAATTATGGGATATTAAAGGGCTTAATAAAGATGGCCAGGAAGTAGAAAAATTATCGCAGTCTACGCCAAGTTGGAAATATGAAATGGGAATTATTCCGATAAATCTATTGCATATGGATTGGAAATTAAGAGATATTAATAATAATGAACCGATGAGTTCAATACTTGAGCGGGTTCGAAGAGGGGAAACTGCAATCACAACAATGAAGTCCATGGGGGTTTATAATGAGAACGAGGGGATAATCCGAACACGGACGTACGCACCAATATTTTATTCAAGCGGCCCATATTCAAAATATGGAATTTTTGGAGCAGTTTCTGTCGGAACATCTCTTAAAAAATTTCTTGATAACTCTCAAACCCTCGCTAAGAATTTAGATGAAATAAATACCAAAACAAAAAAGGAGATGATCTTCATCGCAATCGGTATTTCTATTGGGGTTGTATTTTTTTCCTTTTTTATAGCAAGATGGATAGCTAAACCATTGACAGCCTTGAGTGTTGCACTTTTAAAAATTGGCAAGGCTGATTATTCTGTTGGCAATATTAATAGTTCCATAGAAGAAATAAACATTCTATCGTATGGTGTTAAAAATCTTGCCGATGAATTGGATGTAAAAGATAAAAAAATAAACCAAACTGTAATAGAATTAGAATCTGTCAATGCAAAGTTGGCCGAAACAAAAAAAGAACTTTCAGCATATTTGCACCACGAGTTTGAAATTGAAACTGATGTGATATTAGAAGAGAAAATAAAATCGTATGAAAAAGAATATCCAATCCTGAAGAAGATTCGAAACGAAAAATTAATAGGAAATAGTCCTCAGTTTTTAAGAGTTCTTAGACAGATTGTCCCACAAAGTCAGATGAACCTTCCGATTTGTATTTATGGAGAATCGGGAGTTGGTAAAAGTGCTTTAGCTTTCGTTTTGCATTCTCTCAGTTCTCGTTCTGAAAAACCATTTCTGACATTTGAAGCTGCTGAATTTTCTGCTGCCGACCCTATGATTGTAATGGGAAAATTATTCGGTTATGGATTTGGGCATGGAATCGCTGGAATAGATAAAGAAGGTCAAAATGGGATTTTAGAGTCTTGTGAAGGCGGAACATTGTTAATTGATGACGTTGAGGCTTTGCCGCTTGAAACACAAGCTCAAATCCTTCGAGTTGTTGACGGATTAAGTTTTCATCCAGCAGCTGGAAAGTCAAGAGAAATCCATTCAGATTTACGATTTTTGTTTGCGACACATATTAATTTGGAACAATATGTAAAGGAAGGATTATTCAGAAAAGATCTTTTTAGAAGAATTGGCGGTAGTTTCAATAGAATTGAGATTCCTCCTTTGAGGGATCGAAAGAGTGATATATTGATGATTGCCGAATATTTTCTAAATAGATTTAATCAAAAGAATAATACAGCAATAAATCTTACACAAGTTGTTAAAAACCATCTTTTGGACCTTGATTATAAGGAAGGCAATATTGGGGAATTAAAAATTCTGATTGAAGTCTCATATGAAAATGCCCGTGTTGAAGGTAATGAATTTATTACAGAAAAATATTTTCCGATACTTAAGAAGGAAGAAAAAAAAGTTCAGATCGATCGGGTACAACAGATTAACAATGGACTATTCAATCAAGATGAGTTGAGGAAATTGGAAATTTTGCGAAATAATTTTTTCAGAATGGACATAAGCGAAGAAGAACTGGGATTTAAAAAAGGTTCTCACACTTTATCTCATCATTTGAAAGGAATGTGCCTTAAAGCATTATGTTCCGCAACATTCGATGTAGGTAATGCAGCACAACTTATTATTGGACCCAATAATAATAATAAGCAGAAACCTGCAATAATTCAGAAGATCGAAGGATATATCTTAAACGTACGAGAAAAATTTCAAACGGAAAATGAAGCCGCACTCCAAAAAAATCTACCTAAGGAATACCATTCGTATATAAAAGAAACCGCACTCCATTTCAAAAACACTACTAGGTGAGCATCAATTATTCCCACTCAACTCCCACAACGCCGTGGGATTCCCCATAATGTGGGCATTGTAAAAAATGAATAGCTTGAAAAATAAACGATTTCAAAGAAATACTTAAAATCTTTTTGGGTATAGTATTTGTTACATATGAAGATAATTACTCTACATTTTCTGAAGAAATACGGCTATGCAGTTGTTACTATTAAAAGTTTTCGGCTGCTTAGAAAAATAATTTTTCGAACAGGATCTCGTCAAAGACCTAAGGGAAGCTCAATTTATGGGATTAATGATGTATCTGAAAGTGTTGAGAACTTTACTATTGGTCAGCATTATTTTTACATGTTATTCACAATCTGCCGCTTACGTTTTACAAAGAGATAATCAACAACAAGTTCAAAGTGACTCAATCTCCAATCAAATAGTTTGGCAAGATAGATTCGACTCTAATAACCTTTCAGAATGGGAAATTGTAGATGATATTCCAGGGGCTAATTCAAATTGGCGTATTGAAAAAGGATTTCTAAGTCAAACAACTGAAATAGGATCGAAAAATGAATTATTGGGTACTCATATAGTAAACGGTGATAGTAATTGGAAAGACTATATAGTTAGAACAAACTTCATTAATACAGATGACGATTATGTAGGAATTCTCTTCCGGTATCAAAACGCAGAAAATTATTACCGCTTCATTTTGTCGTTCAAACAGCAATCGTTACTACTTGATAAACGAGTATCTGGGAAAAATATTGAGATAGAAAAAATAACGGGGTATGAATTACAATCCTGTAAATATTCTGTAATAATCTGTGCAGAAGAAGACTCTATAAAAGTTTATTTAAATGATCAGTTAGTGTTCCAGGTAAAAGATAACCAGTTTGAGAAAGGGAAAATCGGCTTCACTACTATTGCCAATCTTAGTGCATTTTTCGATGATATAATTGTATTTAATCGTTATAATATCGAACCGCAAAAAAATGAACCGGCAATTATTCGTGGACCTTATTTACAGAGTGTTCTCGCTGATAGTGCGGTTATAAGATGGAATACTAGTTCCAACAATATTTCGAAAGTGGAATATGGAATAAATCAAGAAGCACAATGGACGGTTAAAGACACCGTGTTAAGAAGTATTCATGAATTAACTCTAAAGAATTTGAATTCGGGGGCTAAGTACTACTATCGAGTTTTATCAGGTAATTCCAGTACGGATTGGTATTCTTTCAAAACAGCTCCGCTTAAAAACACACCATTCAACTTTATTGTTTATGGAGATAATCAACTAAATTTCTTACGCCAC
The nucleotide sequence above comes from Ignavibacteriales bacterium. Encoded proteins:
- a CDS encoding metallophosphoesterase — its product is MGLMMYLKVLRTLLLVSIIFTCYSQSAAYVLQRDNQQQVQSDSISNQIVWQDRFDSNNLSEWEIVDDIPGANSNWRIEKGFLSQTTEIGSKNELLGTHIVNGDSNWKDYIVRTNFINTDDDYVGILFRYQNAENYYRFILSFKQQSLLLDKRVSGKNIEIEKITGYELQSCKYSVIICAEEDSIKVYLNDQLVFQVKDNQFEKGKIGFTTIANLSAFFDDIIVFNRYNIEPQKNEPAIIRGPYLQSVLADSAVIRWNTSSNNISKVEYGINQEAQWTVKDTVLRSIHELTLKNLNSGAKYYYRVLSGNSSTDWYSFKTAPLKNTPFNFIVYGDNQLNFLRHKEIINQFTKHDFDFIVSCGDVVQRGLRKDWDTEFFEPLSGILKEKSFYSAIGNHEMNSPYFYENFSYPNSDHENYYSFKYSNCFFIFIDNPRAAYPDKTVYTDFKEGSGQLKWIEEQLASKEAQEATWLFVVAHVPSYVLGSQDRSIDCKENLVPLFEKYNVDFNFAGHTHGYERGLVNDVNYIVTAGGGGVMSKKEKTVPKKIDGLLKDYNYCFVSVNGNKLTFTAFDIDDNILDQLTLIK
- a CDS encoding sigma 54-interacting transcriptional regulator; its protein translation is MNLNSSKKNRFLTNILMKPFNSGFSIFKVMLVVLASFSLIPIIILIFQSISSLNTSKELSNKSIESTFKEQTTQIYKSYAQNLSKRVSDFLYSCESDLQDLSSVAFTPRSFQLFDNNNLRWVNHLDKSIPLYKEIVLIDQNGNEKIKISQNEIVPDYLLKNVRDKNNTTYLSETYFDDAKNFAGDIYVTHLTSWYISRYEQLVQKKSFDGVIRFCKKLKDKDGKFKGILMLALNYVHMLDFVDYNAISEDSLVKRYKIGSYNYLVDDEGWIIAHQKLWDIKGLNKDGQEVEKLSQSTPSWKYEMGIIPINLLHMDWKLRDINNNEPMSSILERVRRGETAITTMKSMGVYNENEGIIRTRTYAPIFYSSGPYSKYGIFGAVSVGTSLKKFLDNSQTLAKNLDEINTKTKKEMIFIAIGISIGVVFFSFFIARWIAKPLTALSVALLKIGKADYSVGNINSSIEEINILSYGVKNLADELDVKDKKINQTVIELESVNAKLAETKKELSAYLHHEFEIETDVILEEKIKSYEKEYPILKKIRNEKLIGNSPQFLRVLRQIVPQSQMNLPICIYGESGVGKSALAFVLHSLSSRSEKPFLTFEAAEFSAADPMIVMGKLFGYGFGHGIAGIDKEGQNGILESCEGGTLLIDDVEALPLETQAQILRVVDGLSFHPAAGKSREIHSDLRFLFATHINLEQYVKEGLFRKDLFRRIGGSFNRIEIPPLRDRKSDILMIAEYFLNRFNQKNNTAINLTQVVKNHLLDLDYKEGNIGELKILIEVSYENARVEGNEFITEKYFPILKKEEKKVQIDRVQQINNGLFNQDELRKLEILRNNFFRMDISEEELGFKKGSHTLSHHLKGMCLKALCSATFDVGNAAQLIIGPNNNNKQKPAIIQKIEGYILNVREKFQTENEAALQKNLPKEYHSYIKETALHFKNTTR